One part of the Cyprinus carpio isolate SPL01 chromosome B12, ASM1834038v1, whole genome shotgun sequence genome encodes these proteins:
- the LOC122139145 gene encoding vegetative cell wall protein gp1-like, whose protein sequence is MDVMPEFPVIMSVAFGDNKAFYECLRLASSLADPLLTSVRAAGIPRPSAPAVTEAVPLSTVLPVMVVAIWYVWAAYCPPASTESVPEPSPALESVPEPSPALESTPVPSSWPGVPFPVPMTLVSPPFPEVVDCTAEPPKVAASALAPPELAASAAKPSEEAASDFELSACSAMAKEAVYELSACPVLATKAVDNLSVLFFFFPVQPYPPWWFPAPSAPPRWSSAPLWKSCLVCSTLVVICSTVGVFNPT, encoded by the coding sequence ATGGATGTCATGCCAGAGTTCCCAGTCATCATGAGTGTTGCGTTTGGAGACAACAAGGCTTTCTATGAGTGTTTGAGGCTGGCTTCCAGTTTGGCAGACCCACTGTTGACATCAGTGAGAGCAGCTGGTATTCCAAGGCCTTCAGCACCAGCAGTTACTGAGGCAGTTCCCCTATCTACAGTGCTTCCAGTTATGGTGGTAGCTATCTGGTATGTTTGGGCTGCATACTGTCCTCCAGCTTCTACAGAATCCGTTCCTGAGCCAAGTCCAGCCCTGGAATCCGTTCCTGAGCCAAGTCCAGCCCTGGAATCCACTCCCGTTCCCTCGTCATGGCCAGGAGTGCCGTTTCCTGTTCCTATGACTCTAGTGAGTCCACCTTTTCCTGAGGTGGTGGATTGCACTGCAGAACCTCCCAAAGTGGCGGCATCCGCTCTAGCTCCTCCCGAGCTGGCAGCTTCTGCTGCAAAACCTTCAGAGGAGGCGGCGTCTGActttgaactctctgcctgttcaGCCATGGCTAAGGAAGCCGtttatgaactctctgcctgtcctgttttGGCCACAAAGGCAGTTGATAACctctctgtgcttttttttttttttccagtccaGCCTTATCCGCCGTGGTGGTTCCCTGCTCCATCAGCTCCACCCAGGTGGTCATCTGCTCCACTGTGGAAATCCTGTCTCGTCTGCTCTACCTTGGTGGTCATCTGCTCCACCGTGGGGGTCTTCAATCCCACATAG